The Ornithorhynchus anatinus isolate Pmale09 chromosome 1, mOrnAna1.pri.v4, whole genome shotgun sequence genome includes a window with the following:
- the YIPF4 gene encoding protein YIPF4 isoform X2 has protein sequence MQTASLDQRGPREDGTPTDLSGSIASPDVKLNLGGDFMKESTATTFLRQRGYGWLLEVEDDDPEDTKPLLEELDIDLKDIYYKIRCVLMPMPSLGFNRQVVRDNPDFWGPLAVVLFFSMISLYGQFRVVSWIITIWIFGSLTIFLLARVLGGEVAYGQVLGVIGYSLLPLIVIAPLLLVVGSFEVVSTLIKLFGVFWAAYSAASLLVGEEFKSKKPLLIYPIFLLYIYFLSLYTGV, from the exons ATCTGAGTGGTTCGATAGCCTCTCCAGATGTCAAGCTAAACCTCGGTGGAGACTTCATGAAGGAGTCTACAGCAACTACATTTCTAAGGCAAAGAGGTTACGGCTGGCTTTTGGAAGTGGAAGATGACGATCCCGAAGACACCAAGCCTCTTTT GGAGGAACTGGACATTGATCTGAAGGATATTTACTACAAGATCCGATGTGTATTGATGCCAATGCCGTCACTTGGTttcaatagacaagtggtgagaGACAATCCAGATTTTTGGGGCCCTTTAGCCGTTGTCCTTTTCTTTTCAATGATTTCGTTATATGGACAATTCAGG GTTGTTTCGTGGATCATAACCATTTGGATATTTGGCTCTCTAACCATCTTTTTGTTGGCCAGAGTCCTTGGTGGAGAA GTTGCATATGGCCAAGTTCTAGGAGTCATCGGCTACTCGTTACTTCCCCTCATTGTAATTGCCCCTCTGCTTTTGGTGGTTGGGTCATTCGAAGTTGTGTCTACACTAATAAAA CTGTTTGGAGTCTTTTGGGCTGCCTACAGTGCCGCTTCACTATTAGTAGGCGAAGAATTCAAGTCCAAGAAGCCGCTCCTGATATATCCAATCTTTTTATTATACATTTATTTCCTGTCCTTATACACTGGGGTGTGA